Below is a window of Romeriopsis navalis LEGE 11480 DNA.
GAGCAATGACATAGGGGGTCTCCTTGGGGGAAGCAGGACATGAGCAGTATAAAAAAGTCAGGCTGTCGCCCCAGTCATTTCCACCAGAAAAATTCAGATTATGCGGGGCGATTATTGCGAATTTGATCGGGTCGATAAATCGCATCTGCCACTTTGGCCACATCCCGAATTTCTGCTACATCGTGGACCCGCAGAATGTCGGCTCCATTGGCGATCGCGGCCACACATGCGGCGGCTGTGCCCCAGACGCGCTGTTTGGCCTCGGGCTGATTGAGAATATGGCCAATAAAGCTTTTGCGTGATACCCCGATCAGCATTGGGCAATCGAGGGGTTTGAATTCAGTTAATCGTCGTAGCAATTCTAAATTTTGCTCAAAATCCTTCGCAAAACCGATGCCTGGATCGATACTGATTTGTCCCCGATCGCACCCAGCCGCCACCGCTGCATCAATCCGGGCTTGGAGAAATCCGATAATCTCTCCCAGTAGATCGTCGTAGTCGGTGAGTTGTTGCATATTCTTGGGATTGCCGCGAATGTGCATCAGGATAGCGGGCACCCTTAGTTTGGCAATGGTTGCCAGCATTTCTGGATCAAACGTCGCCCCGGAAATATCGTTGATTACATCCGCCCCGGCCGCGACCGCTGCCCGTGCGACCGCCGCTTTGGTGGTGTCGATCGAAATCGGAATATGCCTAATTTCTGGATGCTGCCGAATCGCGACGATCGCTGGGACAACGCGATGAAGCTCTTCCATTTGTTCTACAGCCGCCGAACCCGGACGCGTCGATTCACCGCCGATGTCGATGATGTCAACGCCAGCATTGACCATTGTAACTGCTTGAATAATCGCATTATTGAGTGAATTAAACTCACCGCCATCGCTAAAGCTGTCGGGAGTGACGTTGAGGACACCCATTAAGTAAGTCCGTTCACCCCAGTTGAATGTCGTATTACCCAATTTCCACGGTTGCATAGTTACGAAATTACCTTTACTTGAGCGGCACAAGCCTTGGCCCGATCGCGCGCTTCCTCGACAGTTGCACCCAGCGCTAAGGCCACCCCCATCCGCCGATTGGCATAAGCTTTCGGTTTGGCAAACAGCCGCAATTTACTGGTTGGCACTTTCAAGGCTTCACCCACACCCGTAAACTTTGGTGTTGTTGTTTCGGTTTCACCTAAAATTACCGCCGATGCACCGGGTTTGATTAGTTCGATTTGGCCGATGGGTAAACCGGCGATCGCGCGGGCGTGCAATTCAAACTCCGACATGTTTTGACTAATCATCGTCACCATGCCGGTGTCGTGGGGCCGAGGACTGACTTCGCTAAAGTAGACGGTTTGATCGCCATTGGGATCGCCTTCGATAAATAGCTCAACCCCGAATAAACCCCAGCCGCCTAAGGCTTCAGTAATCTTCGCGGCCATATCTTGGCATTTCTGCAAGGTCGCTGCTGATAATTCGCAGGGTTGCCAGGATTCGCGGTAGTCACCACTGACTTGGAGATGACCGACGGGCGGACAGAAGTGGGTGCCGTCGATCGCCCGCACGGTCAACAGGGTAATTTCGGTTTGGAAATTCACAAAGCCTTCAACGATGACCCGATCGTTCTGCGCCCGGCCCTTGGCATGGGCATATTCCCAAGCGGGGAGTACCTCTGACTCAGCCTTCACGGTGCTCTGACCTTTGCCTGATGAACTCATGACCGGCTTGACCACGAAGGGCAGGCCCAAGGCCGCTACTGCTGCTTGATATTCCGCCTCGGTATCCGCGAAACGATAAGGTGAAGTTTTCAGGCCCAGATCTTCGGCGGCCAGACGGCGGATGCCTTCCCGGTTCATTGTCAGGAATGTGGCGTTGGCCGTCGGGATGACGTTCCATCCGGCTGTTTCCAGTTCAATCAGCGTGGGGGTGGCGATCGCTTCGACCTCTGGCACGATCAAATGTGGTTGCTCCTGCTCGATCACCTGACGCAGTGCCTCACCATCGAGCATGTTTAAGACGTGCGATCGATGGGCAAACTGCATTGCTGGCGCATTGCCATAGGAATCAACGGCAATTACCTCCAGTCCGAGACGCATCGCTTCCAATGCGACCTCACGCCCCAGTTCACCTGACCCGAGGAGGAGCAGACGTTGACTGTCCGGTTGCAATGGTGTGCCCCAAGTGCTCCAAGGTGCAGCAGGTAGACTCATGACTCAAAATCCTCAGCAAATCGCTTCTAATTATCGCATTCCCAATGATCGGTCGGAGCAACGCAATGGTTTCTTAATTTCGATGTAATTTGTGAGTTCTCCGGATAGGTCCAGAATTGCCTGTAGCTGTAATTAGATTTGGTGCGGTTAATCAACGCATCAACCCCATCAAATTAATCTGGCGGGTTGTCTGAATTGTTTGATATTGCTTCGGCTAGTCAGATAACCAATGTCATAAAAGTCTGTGATTTTCCAGCAGGGCATCTACTGATTTATTCGCCCTCAATACAATCTTCAATTCACTACAGTCGAAATCTTCTGAATGCTTCTAATAAAGAGTTTCAGGTTTTTATGCCTAACTGCTGAACGGTGGTAATCAATGGAGATATGTCTTTCGGTGGATGTTCATTTTGTTCTACGTGTATCAGAATGATGTGTAATGCAATATGCGGTTTTTACTTAGAGAATTTTTACTTAGAGAATTCTGATTCATTGACCGTCTATCTCGCATTTTGATCCGACCAATTACTCGGTTTTCCCCAGACACCTTGGAGCATTAGTGCTTGAGTAACTGGCTATCATTCATTCTTCTGTACTGATTGATTGTCGTCGTTCTACCTGATACTGTCCGCTGCTCCCTGAGACGGTATTCGGTCCGGCTACATTGAATTTTTTGACCGTGTTTCGAGAATCAGTTTGAGTCACTGAGCTTGAGCTGTAATCCACTGCGATCACCAATAACACATTCCAACTTTGAGCCACTGTTGTCACTGATTAATTTCAGGATCAGGTTCGCGTCGATTTGGCATGGGCGATTATCAGGCGGATGAGGCCGCTACCAGGCACTCGGAAATATTTATCCTGCTGCTGAAGTTTTGCTTAAGAGGTTTGCCGAATGGCCAGAGTATCCGTCATTATCCCTACGTACAACGCGGAGAAATTTATTGCCAAAACGATTCGGTCTGTTTTAAATCAGACCTATCAAGATTTTGAAATCTTGATCATTGATGATGAATCGCCCGATGGTAGCGTCGCGGTTTGTAAGCAATTCCGAGACGATCGGATTCGGATTATTAGTCAAAAAAACCGGGGCCTACCGGGTGCCCGCAATACGGGTATTCGAGCGGCCCAGGGTGAATTCATTAGCTTTGTTGACGCGGATGACTTGTGGTTGCCAGAAAAGCTGGCGGCCCATGTCAAGCAATTGGATAGCCGTCCCGAAGTGGGGATTAGCTTTAGTTGCTCGGCGTTTATTGATGATGATGATGTCCGTACGGGTCTGCTCCAAAAGCCAACGCGCTTAGAAAATATCACGCCGGACTATGTGCTGTGTCGCAATCCGATCGGTAATGGGTCGGCCGCAGTATTACGTCGTCAGGTGTTTGATGAGATTGCGTTTGAAGACGATAAGCATGGGCCAGTTGAAACCTGCTATTTCGACGAACGCGTCAATCATCATTCTGCCGATGCGACGGATGTTGAATGCTGGCTGCGCATTTCGATTCAAACCGATTGGGTGATGGCCGGAATTGATCAACCCCTGACGCTGTATCGGATTCATACAGGGGGACTATCCGCGAACGTGATGCGGCAATTGGAATCCCTCGAAGCCGTAATTGAAAAAACCCGTGGCTATGCACCCGCGGTAATTGCTCGTTGTGAGCATAAGGCGAAAGCCTATCACCTCCGCTATATTGCCCGCCGTGCTGTGACATTACGTGATGGTAGTTTGGCCGTGTCAATGATGAATCGTGCCTTAGGTTCGGATTGGCGAATTGCGCTCGAAGAACCGAAGAAAACGGTCATGACTGTCGGTGCGGCGTATCTATTACGCCTGTTACCCAAACACTTGTATCTCAAAATGGAAGATTTAGCGATGCAGTCGTTGCTCGAATCATCAAGTGAGACATCGGCTGCCCCGAAGGTGCCGCCCGCAACGGCAAATCCCTTTACCCAAAATCTTCCGAGTAGCGAAGTCCCCAGTCAACCCTTATAGACAATCCCTGCGACTCAATCTCGTTCAACCCTGCCCTGTATGTTAAAAGCGCGTCTCCAATCAATCCTATCTGGCCAGTTCATTCGGAATATGGGCTGGCTTGGCTCGGCTGAGCTACTCAATCGAGTATTGCGATTGGGTACGACAGTGACGCTGGCCCGGCTGCTGACGCCCTATGATTACGGCTTAGCGGCAGTGATTCTGACGACGCAAGAGATTGCGAACGTCTTTACCCTCCGCTCCGGCATCGGTGCCAAGTTGATCCAAGCGAAGGAGGAGGACTTAGATATCCTCTGTAATACGGCTTACTGGATGAACTGGATACTCTG
It encodes the following:
- the folP gene encoding dihydropteroate synthase, producing the protein MQPWKLGNTTFNWGERTYLMGVLNVTPDSFSDGGEFNSLNNAIIQAVTMVNAGVDIIDIGGESTRPGSAAVEQMEELHRVVPAIVAIRQHPEIRHIPISIDTTKAAVARAAVAAGADVINDISGATFDPEMLATIAKLRVPAILMHIRGNPKNMQQLTDYDDLLGEIIGFLQARIDAAVAAGCDRGQISIDPGIGFAKDFEQNLELLRRLTEFKPLDCPMLIGVSRKSFIGHILNQPEAKQRVWGTAAACVAAIANGADILRVHDVAEIRDVAKVADAIYRPDQIRNNRPA
- the purT gene encoding formate-dependent phosphoribosylglycinamide formyltransferase codes for the protein MSLPAAPWSTWGTPLQPDSQRLLLLGSGELGREVALEAMRLGLEVIAVDSYGNAPAMQFAHRSHVLNMLDGEALRQVIEQEQPHLIVPEVEAIATPTLIELETAGWNVIPTANATFLTMNREGIRRLAAEDLGLKTSPYRFADTEAEYQAAVAALGLPFVVKPVMSSSGKGQSTVKAESEVLPAWEYAHAKGRAQNDRVIVEGFVNFQTEITLLTVRAIDGTHFCPPVGHLQVSGDYRESWQPCELSAATLQKCQDMAAKITEALGGWGLFGVELFIEGDPNGDQTVYFSEVSPRPHDTGMVTMISQNMSEFELHARAIAGLPIGQIELIKPGASAVILGETETTTPKFTGVGEALKVPTSKLRLFAKPKAYANRRMGVALALGATVEEARDRAKACAAQVKVIS
- a CDS encoding glycosyltransferase family 2 protein gives rise to the protein MARVSVIIPTYNAEKFIAKTIRSVLNQTYQDFEILIIDDESPDGSVAVCKQFRDDRIRIISQKNRGLPGARNTGIRAAQGEFISFVDADDLWLPEKLAAHVKQLDSRPEVGISFSCSAFIDDDDVRTGLLQKPTRLENITPDYVLCRNPIGNGSAAVLRRQVFDEIAFEDDKHGPVETCYFDERVNHHSADATDVECWLRISIQTDWVMAGIDQPLTLYRIHTGGLSANVMRQLESLEAVIEKTRGYAPAVIARCEHKAKAYHLRYIARRAVTLRDGSLAVSMMNRALGSDWRIALEEPKKTVMTVGAAYLLRLLPKHLYLKMEDLAMQSLLESSSETSAAPKVPPATANPFTQNLPSSEVPSQPL